A region from the Catellatospora sp. TT07R-123 genome encodes:
- a CDS encoding phosphatidate cytidylyltransferase, which produces MSHSYDPDPRRSDATRARRPYDAAPDAYTASSDGHGPADRDYGSPDRDYGSGDRDYGSPDRDFGSGERGHGSGEHGQGSPDQGYYSADPDFRYAGRDYEPADREDELSGGRRHRREEPVGAPAASAEEPKRDYGRAGRNVPVSIAVAVGLLVVILAPLFFAKPLFLAVLVAAGGLGIWEMTRALATSGAKPPLIPLVAGGAAMIGLAWFSGVEALSIGLLVTVLATMVWRMGDGPAGYQRDIGAAALIIVYVPFLLAFAAPLTTPADGKWRIVATLAAVVLSDTGGFVAGVLFGKHPMAPTISPKKSWEGFAGSIVATAAGSAAILWGLLDVAPWWGALFGVLVSIAAVLGDLAESLLKRDLGIKDMSNILPGHGGIMDRLDSIVFAVPTAYLLLSVIAPTS; this is translated from the coding sequence ATGAGCCACTCCTACGACCCGGACCCTCGCCGGTCCGACGCCACCCGGGCGCGGCGCCCCTACGATGCCGCGCCCGACGCGTATACCGCCTCCTCCGACGGCCACGGCCCTGCCGACCGCGACTACGGCTCGCCGGACCGCGACTACGGCTCCGGCGACCGCGACTACGGCTCGCCGGACCGTGACTTCGGCTCCGGTGAGCGGGGCCACGGCTCCGGCGAACACGGCCAGGGTTCCCCGGACCAGGGCTACTACTCCGCCGACCCCGACTTCCGTTACGCCGGCCGTGACTACGAACCGGCCGACCGGGAGGACGAGCTGTCGGGAGGCCGCCGGCACCGCCGGGAGGAGCCCGTCGGGGCACCCGCGGCGTCCGCCGAGGAGCCCAAGCGTGACTACGGCCGGGCCGGGCGCAACGTGCCGGTCTCCATCGCCGTGGCCGTCGGCCTGCTCGTGGTCATCCTGGCCCCGCTGTTCTTCGCCAAGCCGCTGTTCCTGGCCGTACTGGTGGCGGCGGGCGGGCTCGGCATCTGGGAGATGACCCGCGCCCTGGCCACCTCCGGCGCCAAGCCGCCGCTGATCCCGCTGGTCGCCGGCGGTGCCGCGATGATCGGGCTGGCCTGGTTCTCCGGCGTCGAGGCGCTCAGCATCGGCCTGCTGGTCACGGTCCTGGCCACCATGGTCTGGCGGATGGGCGACGGCCCGGCGGGCTACCAGCGCGACATCGGCGCCGCGGCGCTGATCATCGTGTACGTCCCGTTCCTGCTCGCCTTCGCGGCGCCGCTGACCACCCCGGCCGACGGCAAGTGGCGGATCGTGGCGACGCTGGCGGCGGTGGTGCTCTCCGACACCGGCGGGTTCGTGGCGGGTGTGCTGTTCGGCAAGCACCCGATGGCCCCGACGATCAGCCCGAAGAAGTCCTGGGAGGGCTTCGCCGGCTCGATCGTGGCGACCGCGGCGGGCAGCGCCGCGATCCTGTGGGGGCTGCTGGACGTGGCGCCCTGGTGGGGTGCGTTGTTCGGGGTGCTGGTCTCGATCGCGGCGGTGCTGGGCGACCTGGCCGAGTCCCTGCTCAAGCGGGACCTCGGCATCAAGGACATGAGCAACATCCTGCCCGGCCACGGCGGCATCATGGACCGGCTCGACTCGATCGTGTTCGCCGTGCCCACGGCGTATCTGCTCCTGTCGGTCATCGCGCCGACGTCCTGA